DNA from Methylobacterium currus:
GCGGGCCTCGCCGCGAAGGCGCTCGCCGCGGATGCCGCCCGGCGCGTGCGCGCCGGCCTCATCGGGGCCGACGGGCGGCTCTCGCCCGAGCGCCTGGAGGCCGAACAGCACGCCGCCCACGGCCTCGCCTGGCTCTCGACCTATGCCGAGGCGATCACCCAGCTCGGCAATTACGCCGCCCATCTCGCCGGCCAGGGCCGCCTGGGCGAGACCGAGACGCTCCTCGTGCGGATCGGCCTCGGCGAGTACCTGGAGCAGCTCTTCGGCGGGATCCCGATGAGCCAGGGCGAGATGGTGCGCCCGACCTCGTCCCTCGGCCTGAAGGCCCAGGAGGTGGCGCGCCATCGCTCGGAGGCGGTCGAGACCCTGATCGCCGAAGGTAACACCGCCCAGAACCGCGCCGCCCTGGTGCGGCTGATCCGCGAGGGTCAGGGCGCCGCCACGGTCGGCCAGACCGGCCTCGACGAGGACATGGAGGCGATCCGCGCCGAGATGCGCCGCTTCGGCCAGGCCGAGGTCGCGCCCCACGCCCATGACTGGCATCAGCAGAACGCCTACATCCCCCTCGAGATCATTGGCCAGATGGCCGAGCTCGGCGTGTTCGGGCTGACCATCCCCGAGGAATACGGCGGCATGGGCCTGCCGAAGATCTCGATGTGCGTGGTCTCGGAAGAATTGTCGCGGGCCTATATCGGCGTCGGCTCGCTCGGCACCCGCTCGGAGATCGCCGCCGAGCTGATCCTCGGCGGCGGTACCGAGGAGCAGAAGAGCCGTTTCCTGCCCAGGATCGCCTCCGGCGAGATCCTGCCGACGGCGGTCTTCACCGAGCCGAATACCGGCTCGGACCTGGCGTCGCTGCGCACCAAGGCCGTCAAGGAGGGCGACACCTGGCGGATCACCGGCAACAAGACCTGGATCACCCATCCGGTCCGCGCCGACCTGATGACCGTGCTGGTGCGCACCAAGCCCGAGGAGCCGGGCCACAAGGGCCTGTCGCTGCTGCTGGGCGAGAAGCCCCGCGGCACCGACGAGGACCCCTTCCCGGTCGAGGGCCTGTCGGGCGGCGAGATCGAGGTGCTCGGCTATCGCGGCATGAAGGAATACGAGCTCGCCTTCGACGGGTTCGAGGTGCCGGACGCGAACCTGCTCGGCGGCGTCGAGGGCAAGGGCTTCGCCCAGCTGATGCAGACCTTCGAATCGGCCCGCATCCAGACCGCGGCCCGCGCCGTCGGCGTCGCCCAGTCGGCCCTCGATGTCGGCCTGCGCTACGCCGAGGAGCGGGTGCAGTTCGGCAAGCCCCTGGTCTCCTTCCCGCGCGTCGCCGACAAGCTCGCCATGATGGCGGTCGAGATCGCCATCGCCCGCCAGCTCACCTACTTCGCCGCGCACCAGAAGGACGAGGGCAAGCGCTGCGACCTGGAAGCCGGCATGGCGAAGCTGCTCGCCGCCCGCGTCGCCTGGGCCGCCGCCGACAACGCCCTCCAGATCCATGGCGGCAACGGCTTCGCCCTGGAATATCCGGTGAGCCGCCTGCTCTGCGACGCCCGCATCCTGTCGATCTTCGAGGGCGCGGCGGAGATCCAGGCCCAGGTCATCGCCCGGCGCCTGCTCGAAGTGCAATAAGGCGGATCGGGGCGCCGCGGGCGGCGCCCCGATCCCGTCGCGCCGCCCGCGCCCGGTAGACGCTGCGGTCGGCGACGCAGCAATTCCGGCCGGCGGCCTCGGCGGCGTAGAGTTCGAGGTCGGCGGCCTTCAGCGCCTCGCCGTAGCTCATCGTGTCGTCCAGATGCGCGACCCCGGCGCTCGCCGTGACCGGGCCGGTCACGGCCGGGACTTGCGCCGCCCGGGCGGGGATCGTCCGGCGCAACGCCCCGACGACGGCGACCGAGGTTCTCGTCGTCGAGGAGCGGCGCGAATTCCTCGCCGCCGAGGCGGCCCGCGAAGGCCGGGCCGGCGGCCAAGGCCCGCGCCACCGCGACGAGGACCGCGTCGCCCTGGTCGTGCCCGAACGTGTCGTTGATGCGCTTGAAGTGGTCGATGTCGAGGATCGCGACCGCGCGCGGCCGTCGCCGCGCGACCTGCCGCTCCAGGCTGCGGCGGTTCGGCAGCCCAGTGAGGGCGTCGGTATGGGCGACGAGGTTGAGGGTGTCGGCCCGGGCCTGCGCCTGGTCGCGCTCGCGCTCGAGCCGCATGAACCGGTCGCCGACGCTGGCGGCGTTCAGCAGCATCTCGAGCGCGATGGCGAGGGCGTACAGGAAGGGGCCGAACGGGCGGCCGAGCACGATGTCGTGGTAGAGGCTGACGGCGCAGACCGACAGCACGCAGAGGAGGCCGCGGACTGGACCCGCGCCGCGCGGCTGCCGCGGGCGAGCGCCAGGACCAGTGATGCGCCGTAAAGGACGAGCAGGCCGACCAGGACGAGGTTGCGCAATGCCCAATAGGCCGGCGGGCAGGGATCGAGCAGCATCGCCGGGGTCGTGAGCAAGACCGCGGGGGGCAGCCGGACGAGGGCCTTGCGGACCCTCGCGGGCAACGTGCCGGGTTCGAGCAGCGTGCCGAGGAACGGGCCCATCAGGGCGATCACCCCGTCGAACAGGACGTTGATCGCGACCTGCCGGGCCAGGCTCTCGGCGCCGAGGACGGGACCGAGCGGCAGCGACGACAGGCAGAGCGTGAGGGCCACCAGCGCCAGGATCCGGGCGGTGTCCCAGAGGAGGAATCGCTCGCGCAGGATGGCGAAGAACGCGGAGTTGTAGGCGACCGACAGGAGCAGGAAGCCCGGGAAGGCCCCGCTCAGCACGGCGGGCCAGTCCAGGGCCGTGCCGCGGGCAAAGCTCGATTACGCCGCGGCCGGGACGGCGCCGAAGAGAATCAGCGCGCCGCGATGCGCAGGATTCTGGCGCTGCGGCGCGGCATGGGTCGGGGCACGGGTTCAGGGCGGCGATCCACGTCACCCCACCGTTACGGCATGGCCGGTTACCGTCGTGTCTGTCGCTTGGGTCGGCGCCCCGATCCGCACCGGCACGGCGGAGCCGTCACGGCACGTCGGAGGGAGCGCCGGACCGCGGCCCGGCGCTCCCTGGCGCTACTTCGTGATCTTCACCGAGACCGGATCGCTCGACGGGAACGTCTCCTCCAGCCCCTCGTCGAGGCGCTCGTTGAGCTTGCTCTGCTGGTTCTCGGGCCGTGCCTTGTCCTCCGGCGAGGCGCTGTCGCGGCGAAAACCCGGCTGGTCCTGGTTCGGGGTCTTGGTGTCGTTGCCCATCGGGGCCTCCCTTGGAACGGCGTCCCGGCGAGGGACGGACTGCCCGGCTAACGCGCGGGGCCGAAGCCTGTTGCGTCCGCGGCCTGTTTAACGGGGCGGTGGCGCCTCGCCCGGTAAGGTCCGCCCGTGAGAGGGCGCGTCCCATGCATGTCGGCATCCTGACGAA
Protein-coding regions in this window:
- a CDS encoding acyl-CoA dehydrogenase family protein, whose translation is MSAQAAPAPTDLVTLAQEAGLAAKALAADAARRVRAGLIGADGRLSPERLEAEQHAAHGLAWLSTYAEAITQLGNYAAHLAGQGRLGETETLLVRIGLGEYLEQLFGGIPMSQGEMVRPTSSLGLKAQEVARHRSEAVETLIAEGNTAQNRAALVRLIREGQGAATVGQTGLDEDMEAIRAEMRRFGQAEVAPHAHDWHQQNAYIPLEIIGQMAELGVFGLTIPEEYGGMGLPKISMCVVSEELSRAYIGVGSLGTRSEIAAELILGGGTEEQKSRFLPRIASGEILPTAVFTEPNTGSDLASLRTKAVKEGDTWRITGNKTWITHPVRADLMTVLVRTKPEEPGHKGLSLLLGEKPRGTDEDPFPVEGLSGGEIEVLGYRGMKEYELAFDGFEVPDANLLGGVEGKGFAQLMQTFESARIQTAARAVGVAQSALDVGLRYAEERVQFGKPLVSFPRVADKLAMMAVEIAIARQLTYFAAHQKDEGKRCDLEAGMAKLLAARVAWAAADNALQIHGGNGFALEYPVSRLLCDARILSIFEGAAEIQAQVIARRLLEVQ
- a CDS encoding 7TM diverse intracellular signaling domain-containing protein; the encoded protein is MLSGAFPGFLLLSVAYNSAFFAILRERFLLWDTARILALVALTLCLSSLPLGPVLGAESLARQVAINVLFDGVIALMGPFLGTLLEPGTLPARVRKALVRLPPAVLLTTPAMLLDPCPPAYWALRNLVLVGLLVLYGASLVLALARGSRAARVQSAASSACCRSAPSASTTTSCSAARSAPSCTPSPSRSRCC